The following coding sequences are from one Paenibacillus stellifer window:
- a CDS encoding MFS transporter has product MPAERKNAALAMSKLEVGFGLGSLLFPLLVGALITVGRWNLALFAVAGYAVSLSVFIRFLRYGEAEPLFRPSSGRAERSQPAPAGKMAGRGNRLFPFLMLLFVLYGAMDIGLSHYLPSMMLQTGMATQASAPFAALTLGLYLFRVKEKRITDAEPAQAAVS; this is encoded by the coding sequence CTGCCGGCGGAGAGGAAGAATGCGGCGCTTGCGATGAGCAAGCTGGAGGTCGGATTCGGCCTCGGCTCGCTGTTATTTCCGCTGCTGGTCGGAGCGCTTATCACGGTCGGCAGATGGAACCTGGCCTTGTTCGCCGTCGCCGGATACGCCGTATCGCTGTCGGTGTTTATCCGCTTTTTGCGTTATGGGGAAGCGGAGCCGCTGTTTCGGCCTTCTTCCGGAAGAGCGGAGAGAAGTCAGCCCGCACCGGCCGGGAAGATGGCGGGCAGAGGGAACAGGCTGTTTCCTTTCCTTATGCTTCTGTTTGTTCTGTATGGAGCAATGGATATAGGCCTTAGCCATTATCTGCCCTCGATGATGCTTCAGACGGGCATGGCCACCCAAGCCTCGGCTCCGTTCGCCGCCCTGACGCTCGGCCTGTACCTCTTCCGGGTAAAAGAGAAGCGGATCACCGACGCCGAACCTGCGCAAGCAGCCGTCAGCTGA